In Paenibacillus thermoaerophilus, the DNA window TTCCCATGCCGAGAATCGTCTTGAGCACATCCAGAGGCGCCAGCCGGGTATAACCCGTGTTCATGCTGATCACGAACATCGCCACGATGAACAGTCCCATCGCGGCAAGAACGGCGGCCGACCGGGCCGATTTGCGTTTGGCCTCGCGGGAGGTTCGAGCTTCCATTTACAGCTCCCTCCTCTCTTTGCGCGCCAGGTAGAGCAGGAACGGAACTCCGATCAAGGCGATGAGTGCGCCCACCGGCGTCTCGAACGGAGGGTTGATCATCCGCGCCGCGATATCCGCCACGATCATCAGCAGACTGCCGAGCACCGCCGAGCACGGAATGATCCAGCGGTAGTCGACTCCGACCAGAAACCGCGCCACATGGGGGACGACGAGTCCGACGAAGCCCACCGCCCCGACGGCCGACACGGCGGCTCCGGCCAGCACGATGACGATGACGATCGCAGCCAGCTTCACCAGTCCCGTCCGCTGTCCGAGACTCGCCGCCACTTCTTCGCCCATGCTGAGCAGCGTAATGGAACGGGACAGCAGCATCGCGCAGATCAACGCGGCGGCTACCCAGGGAAACATCAGCTTCAGTTGAATCCACTTCGTGCCGGCTACGCCTCCCGCATACCAGAACGCCAGATCTTGTCCGATGCGGAAGTACAGAGCGATCCCCTCGCTGAGCGCCACGAGCAGGGCGCTGACAGCCGAACCCGCAAGCATGAGCCGGATCGGCGTCAAGCCGTTGGGCGACAGCGAACCGATCCCGTAGACGATGCCCGCGCCAAGCGCCGCTCCGATAAAGGCGTACAGAATCAGATTCAGATACGACACCCCCGGGAAAAAAGCGAAGCAGATCGCCAGCACGAACCCCGCCCCCGCGTTCAGGCCGAGCAACCCGGAGTCCGCCAGCGGGTTGCGGGTCATACCCTGCATGATCGCGCCGGCCACGGCGAAGCATGCGCCCACCATCGCTCCCGCCAACGCCCGCGGAAGCCGCAGCTCTTGAATGACCTGATGCTGCGTCAGCTCGGGATTGAA includes these proteins:
- a CDS encoding FecCD family ABC transporter permease codes for the protein MASHTKAEAEERTSPPRLRTRPLAASAVLIGGLVAVALGLAISISVGAADIKLGTVWEAVFRFNPELTQHQVIQELRLPRALAGAMVGACFAVAGAIMQGMTRNPLADSGLLGLNAGAGFVLAICFAFFPGVSYLNLILYAFIGAALGAGIVYGIGSLSPNGLTPIRLMLAGSAVSALLVALSEGIALYFRIGQDLAFWYAGGVAGTKWIQLKLMFPWVAAALICAMLLSRSITLLSMGEEVAASLGQRTGLVKLAAIVIVIVLAGAAVSAVGAVGFVGLVVPHVARFLVGVDYRWIIPCSAVLGSLLMIVADIAARMINPPFETPVGALIALIGVPFLLYLARKERREL